The Halosimplex litoreum genome has a window encoding:
- a CDS encoding amidohydrolase family protein has product MLELEHGFRVVDVHARLEPDEDRRQREGLGDPERLEREMHQAGVVRSLVFPSGRDGDYLPANNAVARMSVGRPFVAVARINGARDPGDTTAAKLRNLTASRGDDHTSPEDVEQYAYDDRFVGFKLNPPRDGLPDEEVLEGLADVGLPTIVHGGREFPPEAVEATLLEYDFPVVLAHFGGHPLDRELMERAIDLLDHASSLYLDTSFVRYRDPLERAIMEHPDRVCFGSGSPAAHPNVAVMEVLTLDVPEDAMTKVFSNNPARVFEALAPAGQQ; this is encoded by the coding sequence ATGCTGGAGCTGGAGCACGGGTTCCGGGTGGTCGACGTGCACGCGCGGCTGGAGCCGGACGAGGACCGCCGCCAGCGCGAGGGGCTGGGCGACCCCGAACGGCTGGAACGGGAGATGCACCAGGCCGGCGTCGTCAGGTCGCTGGTGTTCCCGAGCGGACGCGACGGCGACTACCTGCCGGCGAACAACGCCGTCGCCCGGATGAGCGTCGGCCGACCGTTCGTCGCGGTGGCCCGCATCAACGGCGCTCGCGACCCCGGTGACACGACCGCAGCGAAACTCCGGAATCTCACCGCCAGTCGCGGGGACGACCACACCTCCCCCGAGGACGTCGAGCAGTACGCCTACGACGACCGATTCGTCGGCTTCAAGCTCAATCCTCCCCGTGACGGGCTCCCCGACGAGGAAGTGCTCGAAGGCCTGGCCGACGTGGGCCTGCCGACCATCGTCCACGGCGGTCGGGAGTTCCCGCCGGAAGCCGTCGAGGCCACCCTCCTCGAATACGACTTCCCGGTCGTCCTCGCGCACTTCGGCGGCCATCCACTGGACCGAGAGCTGATGGAGCGCGCCATCGACCTGCTCGACCACGCCTCGTCGCTGTACCTCGATACGAGCTTCGTCCGCTACCGCGACCCGCTGGAGCGGGCGATCATGGAACACCCCGACCGGGTCTGCTTCGGCAGCGGCTCGCCCGCCGCCCACCCGAACGTCGCCGTCATGGAAGTACTGACCCTCGACGTCCCCGAGGACGCCATGACGAAGGTCTTCTCGAACAACCCCGCCCGCGTCTTCGAGGCGCTCGCACCCGCGGGTCAACAGTAG